One genomic window of Hydra vulgaris chromosome 03, alternate assembly HydraT2T_AEP includes the following:
- the LOC136077986 gene encoding nucleolar protein 16-like — MGGKNVRAKKSRRKATIKITKGARKKLKKPTIKDSTLQKHWDKSKTLHNNLKDLGLAYDSNAAIKINTGKKTKHSDVVKDTSKMEIDEALNKPVIKEFERQAANGMKMERHIAPGEAKFLMTLIKKHGTNYKAMAKDKDNTYQHTAKQIKRKCESLLKSSLLTKYQSMFPELTTSAEEMDTV, encoded by the exons atggGTGGGAAAAatgttagagcaaaaaaatCTCGAAGAAAGGCGactattaaaattactaaaggTGCAAGAAAGAAGTTAAAGAAACCCACCATAAAAGA ttcAACATTGCAAAAGCATTGGgataaatcaaaaacattacacaataatttaaaagaccTGGGACTTGCATATGATTCAAATgctgcaataaaaattaatactggAAAGAAAACTAAGCATTCTGAT gtTGTGAAAGATACAAGTAAAATGGAAATAGATGAGGCTTTAAACAAACCAGTTATAAAAG aatttgagaGGCAAGCTGCTAATGGTATGAAAATGGAACGCCACATTGCTCCTGGTGAAGCTAAATTTCTTATGACACTTATCAAAAAACACGGCACCAATTATAaa GCCATGGCTAAAGACAAAGATAATACATACCAGCACACAGCAAAGCAAATAAAGCGAAAATGTGAATCTTTATTGAAGTCATCATTACTAACAAAGTACCAAAGCATGTTTCCAGAATTAACTACAAGTGCTGAAGAAATGGATACtgtatag